GAGTACTTCAACGCCAAGGACTGGAACAACGTGACCACCGTGTCCTCGGACAAGGCGCATGGTTACTCGCTGTGGGCCAGCGTGCCGCTCAATGACGAGTGGGCCGTGTTCGGCCGTTACGACAACGCCAAGCTGAGCCAGACCCTGAACCCGCAGAACAAGGACGTCTATTACAACCTTGGCCTGCAGTACAAGGTCACCAAGGGCTTCGACCTGGCCGCCGTGTGGAAGCACGACACCAGCAACAGCGAAGTCAGCACCCCGGTGCCGGCGCACGTGCAGAAGCTGAAGACCAACGAGATCGGCGTTTTCGGCCAGGTTGCGTTCTGACATCCGGACTTCCCGGAACTGTCACATGCCTGCGGCATCATGGCCGCAGGCATGCAGCAGCAAGAGATATCGTAAGGAGTTGGACCCAGGGACGGAAAACGGCGGGCTTGGCCCGCCGTTTGTTTTTCTGCATCCCGGTGGCGCTTGCCGGGTCGGCTCAGCCTGCCGGCGTCTTGGCCTTGTAGCGGCACAGGTCGCGGATCACGCAGTGCGGGCAATCCGGCTTGCGTGCCTTGCACACGTAGCGGCCGTGCAGGATCAGCCAGTGATGGGCGTCCTGCTTGAATTCGGCCGGCACCACTTTCTCCAGCTTGTCCTCGACCGCACGCACGTCCTTGCCGGGCGCCAGCCCGGTGCGGTTGGCAACACGGAAGATGTGCGTGTCGACGGCAATGGTCGGCTGGCCGAAGGCCGTGTTCAGCACCACGTTGGCGGTCTTGCGGCCCACGCCGGGCAGGGCTTCCAGTGCCTCACGGGTGCGCGGCACCTCGCCGTCGTGCTGCTCCACCAGGATACGGCACAGGGCGATCACGTTCCGGGCCTTGGCATTGAACAGGCCGATGGTGGCGATGTAGGTCTTCAGCGTGTCCTCGCCGAGGGCCAGGATCGTCTGCGGCGTGTTGGCGACCGGGTAGAGTTTGCGCGTGGCCTTGTTCACGCCCACGTCGGTGGCCTGGGCCGACAGCACCACGGCGACCAGCAGCTCGAACGGCGTTTCGTAGGCCAGCTCGGTGGTGGGCTTCGGGTCGAGTTCGCGCAGCCGGGTGAACAGTTCGATGACGTCGGCGCGTTTCATGACTGGCTGTCCTGTTGTCTTGCGCGGGCGCGGGCCAGCGCCGCCAGCACCGGATTGGACGAGGTGATGGCGGCATCGGTGGCGGCCTTGCGCCGGGCCAGCTCCGCTTCGCGCGCCTCACGCTCGCGGGCCAGGCGTGCCTCGCGGCGCTGGAAGTGCGCGCGGGCGGCGTCGGCATGCGCAGTGTCGATCTGTTCGGGCGGCATCGGTTCCAGTGCGATGCAGTCGACCGGGCAGGCCGGTACGCACAGTTCGCAGCCGGTGCAGTCGTCGGCGATCACCGTGTGCATGAGCTTGGCCGCACCGACGATGGCGTCGACCGGGCAGACCTGGATGCACTTGGTGCAGCCGATGCAGTCGGCCTCGATCACGCGCGCCAGCATGCGCGGCTTCTCGACCCCGTTGGCCGGGTTCAGCGGCAGCGTCGGGCGGTCCAGCAGCGCGGCCAGCCGGGCGATGCCGATGGCTCCGCCGGGCGGGCACTGGTTGATCTCGGCGTCACCACGGGCGATCGCCTCGGCATAGGGGCGGCAGCCGTGGTAGCCGCATTGCTCGCATTGCGTCTGCGGCAGGATCGCGTCGATGTGTTCGACCAACGTTGCCACGGCGCAGCGCTCAGCGAACGGTGGCACCCGGCTTGGCGCCCTGGTCGGCGTCCAGCAGGAACAGGTCGCTGCCACCGTCGCCGGCCGACAGGATCATGCCCTCGGACAGGCCGAAGCGCATCTTGCGCGGTGCCAGGTTGGCGATGAACACCACGTTGCGGCCGACCAGCCTTTCCGGCTCGCCATAGGCTGCGCGGATGCCGGAGAAGATCTGCCGCGTGCCCAGCGGGCCGGCGTCCAGCTCGAAGCGCAGCAGCTTGTCCGAGCCTTCCACGAACTCGCAGACCGCGACCTTGCCGATGCGCAGGTCGAGCCTGGCGAAATCGTCGATGGTGATGGTGGCGGGGGCATCGGTCGTTGCGGCGGGCTTGGCAGTGTCGTTCACGGGCTTCTTCTTCGGTGGTTCGGTTGGGGTGGCTGGTGCGCCGAGCGATTCCTTCGAGGCATCGACCATCGCTTCGATACGCTTCGGATCGAGCCGGCCGAGCAAGGGCTCGAAGGCGTTGACGGTGTGGCCGAACAGCTCGCGGCGGGCATCGTCGAAACCGGCGACCGGCGCGGCGAGGAATTGTTCGGCGGCGGCCACGGTGGCGGGTAGTACGGGTTTCAGCAGGCCGCTGAGCAGGCGGAAGCCGTGCAGCGCGAAGGTGCAGACCTGGTGCAGCTCGTCGCGGCGGCTTTCGTCCTTGGCAATGACCCACGGTGCCTTGGCCGCGATGTAGCCGTTGACCAGGTCGGCCATGGCGACGAAGCGGCGCGTGACGTCGGCGAACTCGCCGTCCTGGTACAGCGTCGCGATGCCTTCATAGTGCCCGAGCAACTGCTGCCACAGTTCGGCTTCTTCGGCGCCGAAGCGATCGGCGAGCTTGCCATCGAAGAACTTGTGCACGAAGCCCGCGGTGCGGCTGGCGATGTTCACCCACTTGCCGACCAGGTGCGAGTTGACGCGCTCCTCGAAGGCTTTCAGGTCGAGGTCCACGTCCACCGGCGTGTCGTTGAGCAGGGTGGCGAAGTAGTAGCGCAGGTATTCCGGGTGCAGGCCCGCATCGAGGTAGGTGCGGGCCTGGATGAAGGTGCCGCGCGACTTGGACATCTTCGCGCCGTTGACGGTCAGGTAGCCGTTGACGTGCAGCGCGGTGGGTGTTCGGAACTGCGCGCCATGCAGCATCGCCGGCCAGAACAGACCATGGAAATTGATGATGTCCTTGCCGATGAAATGGTGCATCTCGGCCTGGCTGTCCGGTGCGAGGAAGTCCTCGAAGCGCAGCCCGGTACGCTCGCACAGCGCCTTGAAGCTGGCGAGATAGCCCACTGGTGCGTCCAGCCACACGTAGAAGAACTTGCCTGGCGCGTCG
This window of the Dyella sp. A6 genome carries:
- the nth gene encoding endonuclease III, translating into MKRADVIELFTRLRELDPKPTTELAYETPFELLVAVVLSAQATDVGVNKATRKLYPVANTPQTILALGEDTLKTYIATIGLFNAKARNVIALCRILVEQHDGEVPRTREALEALPGVGRKTANVVLNTAFGQPTIAVDTHIFRVANRTGLAPGKDVRAVEDKLEKVVPAEFKQDAHHWLILHGRYVCKARKPDCPHCVIRDLCRYKAKTPAG
- a CDS encoding RnfABCDGE type electron transport complex subunit B, with the protein product MATLVEHIDAILPQTQCEQCGYHGCRPYAEAIARGDAEINQCPPGGAIGIARLAALLDRPTLPLNPANGVEKPRMLARVIEADCIGCTKCIQVCPVDAIVGAAKLMHTVIADDCTGCELCVPACPVDCIALEPMPPEQIDTAHADAARAHFQRREARLAREREAREAELARRKAATDAAITSSNPVLAALARARARQQDSQS
- the metG gene encoding methionine--tRNA ligase → MNRRLLVTNALPYANGPLHMGHLLGYIQADIWVRAQRMMGNSVAYVCADDAHGTPIMLAAEKAGLTPEVYIEGIRQGHEADFAAFGVDFDHYHTTHSDENRELATLIYTRLRDSGYIAKRSIQQLFDPEKQMFLPDRYIKGSCPVCKTPDQYGDNCENCGATYAPTELIDPYSVVSGATPVLKDSEHYFFELDKFQQLLRDWFGGKLTGGRPVANSGVVAKLKEWLDGGLKDWDISRDAPYFGFPIPDAPGKFFYVWLDAPVGYLASFKALCERTGLRFEDFLAPDSQAEMHHFIGKDIINFHGLFWPAMLHGAQFRTPTALHVNGYLTVNGAKMSKSRGTFIQARTYLDAGLHPEYLRYYFATLLNDTPVDVDLDLKAFEERVNSHLVGKWVNIASRTAGFVHKFFDGKLADRFGAEEAELWQQLLGHYEGIATLYQDGEFADVTRRFVAMADLVNGYIAAKAPWVIAKDESRRDELHQVCTFALHGFRLLSGLLKPVLPATVAAAEQFLAAPVAGFDDARRELFGHTVNAFEPLLGRLDPKRIEAMVDASKESLGAPATPTEPPKKKPVNDTAKPAATTDAPATITIDDFARLDLRIGKVAVCEFVEGSDKLLRFELDAGPLGTRQIFSGIRAAYGEPERLVGRNVVFIANLAPRKMRFGLSEGMILSAGDGGSDLFLLDADQGAKPGATVR